The Nostoc sp. 'Lobaria pulmonaria (5183) cyanobiont' genome window below encodes:
- a CDS encoding TonB-dependent receptor, with amino-acid sequence MRTDAAVYYRRDNWRVGLNIKNLFDVYYFESADSIDSVYPAAPFTVLGTVSVQF; translated from the coding sequence GTGCGAACCGATGCAGCGGTTTATTACCGCCGCGACAACTGGCGAGTTGGGCTGAATATCAAGAACTTATTTGATGTTTACTACTTTGAAAGTGCCGATAGTATAGACAGTGTGTATCCTGCCGCACCGTTTACAGTTTTGGGAACAGTTTCGGTGCAATTTTAA
- a CDS encoding NACHT domain-containing protein, producing MVKRSLQVSLTGIQEAKKAFARKGWTQHNLAGEVNLKTRQPIWRFFSGRPVERHTFIEICSILELNWREIASNPPAEFRELEEYTQPSVLDIDTLVQQVRSQRFDKIQDQCGILQLLDISHPVAINDIYIDVNILEEIASLQYVEITELQNLAREEFDRFGLSEVDQKQIPGIGAVETYSKIRVLGKPGVGKTTFLQHLAIHCNQGEFAAKQVPIFITLRNFAQESKVTNESNLLKYICQEFFTSGISDPSVIETLLNAGRVLLLLDGMDEVLNEQSNAILSEIRRFSEKYHKNQLVATCRTASPRLRLRGFTDVEIAPFTSKQIRAFAQKWFVAFTKTNTEDGQAQSVEFMQKLELAENWQFRQLVVTPLFLHLACWVFHSQEKFPTKRTDFYKQGLDLLLGKWDEARGIERDEVYRGFLLPQKLKLLSQIAAATFEDGQYFFQQRVVEQYIGDYIQNLTNVPMDAEELQIESEAALKAIEAQHGLLAERARGIFSFSYLAFHEYFTARKIVASHNLQALEQALAGLVSHITDPHWHEIFLLTATMLRSADSLVLLMKQQIDTMVAEDPYLQEFLTWASQKSRTLPTQPKDATVRAFYLALSRTPHVAPHFALAASLDQGMFLDTALDDLLVECAIDGSQDFAHIHACGDALSVILGIVLDVGLYKSLQQLSDQFPNSHQNQERFRLWWQTNYSAWAEQLKITVINYRNINHQWRFSPEQEQVLQRYYDANQLLLDCLRSNCEVTPAIRQEIEATLLLPQKELEDREWQ from the coding sequence ATGGTCAAGCGATCGCTCCAAGTCTCACTAACTGGGATTCAAGAAGCTAAAAAAGCATTTGCTCGCAAAGGATGGACACAACACAATCTAGCAGGGGAAGTTAACCTCAAGACTAGACAACCAATTTGGCGGTTTTTTAGTGGTCGTCCGGTTGAGCGTCATACCTTTATTGAAATTTGTTCTATATTAGAACTGAATTGGCGGGAGATTGCTAGCAATCCGCCGGCAGAATTCCGTGAACTAGAAGAATACACCCAGCCCTCTGTGCTGGATATTGATACATTAGTGCAACAAGTGCGATCGCAACGCTTCGACAAAATTCAAGACCAGTGTGGGATTTTGCAGTTATTGGATATCAGCCATCCAGTTGCGATCAATGACATATATATAGATGTGAATATTTTGGAGGAAATTGCAAGTCTTCAGTACGTAGAAATCACTGAACTGCAAAACCTTGCTCGAGAAGAATTTGACCGTTTTGGCTTAAGTGAGGTTGACCAGAAACAGATACCTGGTATAGGGGCAGTTGAAACATACTCCAAGATCAGGGTGCTAGGGAAACCAGGAGTAGGGAAAACCACCTTTTTACAACATCTCGCCATTCACTGTAACCAAGGCGAATTTGCAGCGAAGCAGGTGCCAATCTTTATCACACTGAGAAATTTTGCCCAAGAATCTAAAGTCACCAACGAGTCCAACCTATTAAAGTACATCTGCCAGGAGTTTTTCACATCTGGAATTTCCGATCCCTCAGTCATCGAAACCTTGCTGAATGCAGGCAGAGTGTTACTGTTGCTTGATGGCATGGATGAAGTTCTTAACGAACAAAGCAATGCTATCTTAAGCGAAATTCGCAGATTTTCAGAGAAGTATCACAAAAATCAGTTGGTGGCCACCTGTCGAACAGCATCTCCAAGACTTAGACTCCGAGGTTTTACCGATGTTGAAATTGCCCCATTTACCTCAAAACAAATCCGAGCCTTCGCTCAAAAATGGTTTGTCGCCTTTACCAAGACCAATACTGAAGATGGTCAGGCCCAGTCCGTTGAGTTTATGCAGAAGCTAGAGTTAGCTGAAAACTGGCAATTTCGCCAACTCGTCGTCACACCCCTATTTCTGCATCTTGCCTGCTGGGTGTTTCACAGTCAAGAAAAATTTCCGACTAAGCGGACTGACTTTTATAAGCAAGGTTTAGACCTTCTGTTGGGCAAATGGGATGAAGCCAGAGGCATTGAACGGGATGAGGTTTACCGAGGATTTTTATTACCACAAAAGCTGAAGTTATTGAGTCAAATTGCCGCAGCGACATTTGAGGACGGTCAGTACTTTTTTCAGCAACGCGTCGTTGAGCAATACATTGGTGACTATATTCAGAATCTGACCAACGTGCCAATGGATGCAGAAGAATTGCAAATAGAAAGCGAAGCGGCGCTGAAGGCAATTGAGGCTCAACATGGGCTACTGGCAGAACGGGCGCGGGGGATTTTTTCTTTCTCCTATCTGGCCTTTCATGAATACTTCACAGCGAGGAAAATCGTTGCCAGCCATAACTTACAGGCATTGGAACAAGCGCTCGCAGGACTGGTTAGTCACATCACCGACCCGCACTGGCACGAAATCTTCTTGTTGACAGCTACCATGCTCCGGAGTGCAGACTCTTTGGTACTGTTGATGAAGCAACAGATTGATACAATGGTTGCCGAAGACCCTTATTTACAAGAATTTTTGACCTGGGCTAGCCAAAAATCTCGCACTCTTCCCACCCAACCAAAAGATGCAACAGTGAGAGCATTTTACCTGGCCTTGAGTCGCACTCCTCACGTAGCTCCTCACTTTGCCCTAGCCGCCAGCCTCGACCAGGGGATGTTTCTGGATACAGCATTAGATGACCTGCTGGTGGAGTGTGCAATTGATGGGAGCCAGGACTTTGCCCACATCCACGCCTGTGGAGATGCTCTCTCGGTCATTCTGGGCATTGTTCTTGATGTTGGACTTTATAAATCCCTGCAACAACTCTCTGACCAATTTCCCAATTCTCATCAAAATCAAGAACGGTTTAGGCTATGGTGGCAGACGAACTATTCAGCCTGGGCTGAACAGTTAAAGATCACGGTGATTAATTATCGCAACATTAACCACCAGTGGCGGTTTAGCCCTGAACAAGAGCAAGTACTGCAACGTTACTATGATGCTAATCAGCTACTACTCGATTGCCTGCGTAGCAATTGTGAAGTGACGCCTGCTATCAGGCAGGAAATTGAAGCCACCTTATTGTTGCCTCAGAAGGAACTTGAGGACAGGGAATGGCAATAA
- a CDS encoding response regulator yields MNLINDFCLAVGILKGVKVLVVDNDRDSRDLYAILLKDLGANVITVGSVKEALEILSCFTPNILVSEIRFLGESIYTLLNTLNAIKADNGNHIPIIVTSTSTTGTCDQIPDVEFEEYLLKPLDLNEFVSMIVNQVQEKVVENFCTELLVAN; encoded by the coding sequence ATGAATTTAATCAATGACTTTTGCTTGGCAGTTGGGATACTCAAAGGTGTAAAAGTACTCGTTGTAGACAACGATCGCGATAGTAGAGATTTGTACGCAATTTTACTCAAAGACCTGGGCGCAAATGTGATTACCGTTGGTTCTGTAAAAGAAGCTTTAGAAATACTGAGTTGCTTCACGCCCAACATCCTTGTCAGCGAAATTAGGTTTTTAGGTGAAAGTATTTATACATTGCTAAATACATTGAATGCTATAAAAGCAGACAATGGAAATCATATCCCAATCATTGTCACTTCAACTTCTACCACAGGTACTTGTGACCAAATTCCAGATGTAGAGTTTGAAGAATATTTACTTAAGCCATTAGACCTTAACGAATTTGTTTCTATGATTGTGAATCAAGTACAGGAAAAAGTGGTGGAAAATTTTTGCACTGAGCTACTAGTTGCAAATTAG
- a CDS encoding DUF4351 domain-containing protein: MGKAADIGSKGLINLAPDAWVQWVTQRPEVVAKEILGSEFHWISRETDVLVKAYSATHGDFLILNELQLRYTTQIPLRMRAYAALAQERYRLPTYPVLINILPPSSTLNIVNSYEQEFLGLRAIQDYRVINLWEIDAEIVFEQPLPSLLPFVPILRGGGEVSVVQRALQALRADAQLNQLESLLAFFASFVLDTPLVEEIMRWDMAVLRESPWYHEIEQRGIQEGARRQLIRVLEQRFGEISHEAEVRLEGKNVEQLETLMDSAIAVSSLDEFLTIISA, from the coding sequence GTGGGAAAAGCAGCAGATATTGGTAGCAAAGGACTAATTAATTTAGCTCCCGATGCATGGGTACAGTGGGTAACACAACGTCCTGAAGTCGTGGCGAAAGAAATTCTCGGCTCTGAGTTTCATTGGATTAGCCGCGAAACAGATGTGTTGGTGAAGGCATACAGTGCCACTCACGGGGATTTTCTAATACTAAATGAACTACAACTGCGTTACACAACACAGATACCTTTACGGATGAGAGCCTATGCTGCCTTGGCACAAGAACGCTATCGATTGCCAACTTACCCAGTATTGATCAACATTTTACCGCCCTCATCCACCTTAAATATTGTCAATAGTTACGAGCAGGAATTTTTGGGATTACGTGCCATCCAAGATTATCGCGTGATTAATTTGTGGGAAATCGATGCTGAAATAGTGTTTGAGCAACCACTACCATCGTTGTTACCCTTTGTGCCAATCCTGCGAGGAGGGGGAGAGGTATCAGTTGTGCAACGCGCATTACAGGCGCTACGAGCAGATGCACAGTTGAACCAATTAGAATCATTGCTGGCGTTTTTTGCTAGCTTTGTTTTAGACACGCCTTTAGTGGAAGAAATCATGAGGTGGGATATGGCAGTATTGCGAGAATCGCCTTGGTATCACGAGATTGAGCAAAGAGGTATTCAAGAGGGCGCGCGACGGCAGTTAATCCGAGTATTGGAACAACGCTTTGGCGAAATTTCCCATGAGGCAGAAGTAAGGCTTGAGGGTAAAAATGTAGAACAATTAGAAACTTTAATGGATAGTGCGATCGCTGTGAGTTCTTTAGACGAATTTCTCACAATTATATCTGCCTAA
- a CDS encoding Uma2 family endonuclease, translated as MVKSPTKPLNLEEFLKLPETKPSSEYINGEIIQKPMPQGKHSKLQGKLVTGINEVGESRKIALAFPELRCTFGGRSIVPDVAVFAWERIPLDERGEVANIFHTYPDWTIEILSPDQSQTKVTGNILHCLKHGSRFGWLIDPDERSVLVYPPKQQPELLQESQEILPVPDLVNDFQLTVGQLFGWLKL; from the coding sequence ATGGTAAAATCACCAACTAAACCCTTAAATTTAGAAGAGTTTTTGAAACTACCAGAAACAAAGCCTAGCTCAGAATACATCAACGGTGAAATTATTCAAAAGCCAATGCCTCAAGGAAAACATAGCAAATTACAGGGTAAGTTAGTCACAGGTATAAATGAAGTAGGTGAAAGTCGAAAAATTGCCCTTGCTTTTCCAGAACTGCGGTGTACTTTTGGCGGACGTTCAATTGTTCCTGATGTAGCTGTGTTTGCTTGGGAAAGGATTCCCTTAGATGAACGTGGAGAGGTAGCAAATATTTTTCATACGTATCCAGACTGGACAATTGAGATTCTTTCACCAGATCAAAGCCAGACTAAAGTAACCGGAAATATTCTACATTGTTTAAAACATGGTAGTCGCTTCGGTTGGCTGATTGATCCAGATGAGCGTTCTGTTTTAGTTTATCCACCAAAGCAGCAACCAGAACTTTTACAAGAATCACAAGAAATATTACCAGTTCCCGATTTAGTTAATGATTTTCAATTAACTGTAGGGCAACTATTTGGATGGTTGAAGTTGTAA
- a CDS encoding ABC transporter ATP-binding protein, producing MKSDSRPGYTILEFQELDVNYGGIQALKKINLIIQKGEVVTLIGANGAGKTTTLRAISKVVNPTSGVIIYNGHNINRRQTHEVVQLGIAHCPEGRRVLARQTVFDNLLLGAYIRSNQAEIKADIQRQFELFPRLSQRRNQLAGTLSGGEQQMLAIARAVMSKPQLLLLDEPSLGLAPAIVREIFSIIENLRATGVTILLVEQNANLALQIADRGYVLEAGSITLTGAASELISDERVKKAYLG from the coding sequence ATGAAATCCGATAGTAGACCAGGTTATACAATTTTAGAATTTCAAGAACTTGATGTTAATTATGGCGGCATCCAAGCTTTGAAAAAGATTAATTTAATTATTCAAAAAGGCGAGGTAGTTACTCTAATTGGTGCTAATGGTGCTGGTAAAACTACTACACTCCGCGCCATATCTAAAGTAGTTAATCCTACGAGTGGCGTAATTATCTATAATGGACATAATATTAACCGCCGCCAAACTCACGAAGTTGTACAACTTGGGATCGCCCATTGTCCTGAAGGACGCAGAGTATTAGCGCGGCAAACAGTATTTGATAATTTACTTTTGGGTGCTTATATTCGTTCTAACCAAGCGGAGATAAAAGCAGATATTCAGCGCCAATTTGAACTATTTCCCCGCTTGTCACAAAGACGCAATCAACTAGCAGGAACTCTGAGCGGTGGTGAACAACAAATGTTAGCGATCGCTCGCGCTGTCATGAGTAAACCACAACTGTTACTTTTAGACGAGCCTAGCTTAGGTTTAGCACCTGCGATCGTCCGAGAAATCTTTTCTATTATTGAAAATCTCCGTGCTACAGGTGTGACTATTTTGTTAGTTGAACAAAACGCGAATTTGGCGCTGCAAATTGCCGATCGCGGTTATGTTTTGGAAGCTGGTTCTATTACCTTAACAGGTGCAGCATCAGAATTGATTAGTGATGAGCGAGTTAAAAAAGCTTATTTAGGGTGA
- a CDS encoding TOBE domain-containing protein, protein MPRKEQGWVTFQTSEEERKILEEFCGQSQRTKTEILRELVRGLNQHSSPSNLLPSINTEEEDIYTQMPEIEISFQKKPLKVSSRNILKGVVKRVVTGAVNSEVTLEIVHKVELTSIITRVSVEELDLSEGKEAYAVIKSNDIVIARE, encoded by the coding sequence ATGCCTAGAAAAGAACAAGGATGGGTCACATTCCAAACCTCAGAAGAGGAGCGAAAGATTTTGGAAGAGTTTTGTGGCCAATCTCAGCGAACTAAGACCGAGATTCTCCGGGAACTGGTACGTGGTCTTAATCAACACTCTTCACCATCAAACTTGCTACCATCCATAAACACAGAAGAGGAAGATATCTACACTCAAATGCCTGAGATAGAAATTAGTTTTCAAAAGAAACCACTCAAAGTTAGCTCTCGCAATATTCTCAAGGGTGTTGTTAAGCGAGTTGTTACTGGAGCCGTTAATAGTGAAGTAACGCTAGAGATTGTTCACAAAGTTGAGTTAACTTCAATTATCACCAGAGTATCGGTAGAAGAGTTGGATTTGTCTGAGGGGAAAGAAGCTTATGCCGTTATTAAGTCCAACGATATAGTTATTGCCAGGGAATAG
- a CDS encoding endonuclease NucS domain-containing protein, giving the protein MNLIKAGNSWKFATEADLEDFVWANLKKLFGLIPLKRQYYVKGQICDILALNEKRQLVVLELKNGEDRYIVQQLTRYYEAILENKPFQEEVDYGQPISLIAITARFHRDNFTDRKYNCLSIEFLRFEILTDDERFYLYLRDIDNQKISEVEIHYKENNISIDDLPQQPKGLDKILSFCNLQQQEQLINIRHKILIFDRRMQEISVPGSIKYGKQTSCFCAEICSDSKGQPVLFLWLPLNYSDGKKIGRMKIWTDWENHTLIEGHVPKGIRTKAVSQTEKQRQRGVKMKILWSHSGGIRYKIGSKEVSETEYINEDKRRHQEYQNTIKSRKTLNELVDIALETWIKRL; this is encoded by the coding sequence GTGAATTTAATAAAAGCGGGTAATAGTTGGAAATTTGCGACTGAAGCTGATTTAGAAGATTTTGTCTGGGCGAATTTAAAGAAACTTTTCGGATTAATTCCGCTAAAGCGACAATATTATGTTAAAGGTCAAATTTGCGACATTTTAGCCTTGAATGAGAAGAGACAGTTAGTAGTGCTGGAATTGAAAAATGGTGAAGACAGATATATTGTTCAGCAACTAACTCGATATTATGAAGCTATACTTGAGAATAAACCCTTTCAAGAAGAGGTTGATTATGGACAACCCATTAGTTTAATAGCGATTACAGCCAGATTTCATAGAGATAATTTTACAGATAGAAAGTATAACTGTCTTTCTATTGAGTTTTTACGTTTTGAAATTTTGACAGATGATGAAAGATTTTATCTATATTTAAGAGATATTGATAATCAAAAAATTTCAGAGGTAGAAATTCATTATAAAGAAAACAATATTTCTATTGATGATCTTCCTCAGCAACCAAAAGGACTTGATAAGATTTTGAGTTTTTGTAATCTTCAGCAACAAGAACAGTTAATAAATATCCGGCATAAAATTCTTATATTTGATAGACGTATGCAAGAAATTTCTGTGCCTGGAAGCATTAAATATGGAAAACAAACAAGTTGTTTTTGTGCTGAAATTTGTTCTGATAGTAAGGGACAGCCAGTATTATTTTTATGGTTGCCTTTAAACTATTCTGATGGGAAAAAGATTGGTAGAATGAAAATTTGGACAGATTGGGAAAATCATACTTTAATTGAAGGTCATGTACCAAAAGGAATTCGTACAAAAGCAGTTAGTCAAACTGAAAAACAGCGTCAAAGGGGAGTTAAAATGAAAATATTATGGAGTCATTCAGGAGGTATAAGGTACAAAATAGGTAGCAAAGAAGTGAGTGAAACGGAATACATCAACGAAGACAAAAGACGACATCAAGAGTATCAAAATACTATTAAATCTCGAAAAACTTTGAATGAACTAGTTGATATTGCTTTAGAAACTTGGATAAAAAGGCTTTAA
- a CDS encoding glucokinase, with amino-acid sequence MTLLLAGDIGGTKTILQLVETSDSSVLHPIYRESYHSADFPDLVPIVQQFLLKANTPIPEKACFAIAGPIVKNTAQLTNLVWFLDTERLQDELGIPHISLINDFAAIGYGISGLEKQDLHTLQVGNFKPEAPIAIIGAGTGLGQGFLIKQGNDYQVFPSEGGHADFAPRNESEFQLLKYLLGKHDIQRLSVERVVSGMGIVAIYQFLRDRKFATESPDIAQVVRTWEQEAGQEEKSVDAGAVIGTAALEGTDRLSEQTLQLFIEAYGAEAGNLALKLLPYGGLYIAGGIAPKILPLILNSGFLLNFTQKGRMRRLLEDIPVSVILNPQVGLIGAALCAAKL; translated from the coding sequence ATGACTTTATTACTAGCAGGAGACATCGGCGGGACGAAAACTATTCTGCAATTGGTTGAAACATCAGATTCATCAGTTTTACATCCTATTTATCGGGAAAGTTACCACAGTGCTGATTTTCCTGATTTAGTACCCATAGTGCAGCAGTTTTTGCTCAAAGCTAATACACCCATACCAGAAAAAGCTTGTTTTGCGATCGCTGGCCCCATTGTCAAAAATACTGCCCAACTAACCAATTTAGTCTGGTTCCTGGATACCGAACGTCTACAAGACGAATTGGGTATCCCGCACATTTCTTTGATTAACGACTTTGCAGCGATTGGTTATGGCATTTCAGGTTTAGAAAAACAAGACTTGCACACGTTGCAAGTTGGCAATTTTAAACCCGAAGCCCCGATTGCAATTATTGGTGCTGGTACTGGCTTAGGGCAAGGATTTTTAATTAAACAAGGAAACGATTATCAAGTCTTTCCCTCAGAAGGTGGACACGCTGACTTTGCTCCTCGTAACGAGAGCGAGTTTCAACTGTTGAAATACCTGCTGGGTAAACATGATATCCAGCGCCTTTCTGTGGAACGCGTCGTTTCTGGAATGGGAATTGTGGCAATTTACCAATTTCTGCGCGATCGCAAATTTGCCACTGAATCACCAGATATTGCCCAAGTCGTCAGAACTTGGGAACAAGAAGCGGGACAGGAAGAGAAAAGTGTTGATGCTGGTGCTGTTATTGGTACAGCTGCATTGGAAGGTACCGATCGCCTCTCAGAACAAACTTTGCAATTATTTATAGAAGCTTATGGTGCAGAAGCCGGCAATCTCGCCCTGAAACTCCTACCTTATGGTGGCTTATACATTGCTGGTGGAATTGCGCCCAAAATCCTGCCTTTAATCCTAAATAGCGGTTTCTTATTAAATTTCACCCAAAAAGGTAGGATGCGCCGCCTTCTGGAAGATATTCCTGTGTCTGTTATCCTCAACCCGCAAGTTGGCCTAATAGGTGCTGCTTTATGTGCTGCTAAGTTATAA
- a CDS encoding DUF1816 domain-containing protein, whose translation MNTAVPHCTYYFGPFESEKEAQFSRSGYVEDLYQEEARDIIALVKQCQPDVLTIFQDKAEVQISSF comes from the coding sequence ATTAACACTGCTGTTCCGCACTGCACTTATTACTTTGGCCCTTTTGAAAGTGAAAAAGAGGCACAATTTTCTAGAAGTGGCTACGTCGAAGATTTATATCAAGAAGAAGCCAGAGACATCATTGCACTAGTCAAACAGTGTCAGCCTGATGTTCTGACGATTTTTCAGGATAAAGCAGAAGTCCAAATATCTAGTTTTTGA
- a CDS encoding DUF3775 domain-containing protein has translation MSYLSINKIYEIIALAELIYGKMESGRTNKPETFIDKLSNYLEDFNITGRYSVNVLQKYIHEFSEEEKAEVIALMWLGRGASGELPENLPNLVKQVVELIPQNYVTSYIIEKPLLAKYLRDGLQKLDIWTSALS, from the coding sequence ATGAGTTACTTATCGATTAACAAAATATATGAAATTATTGCTCTGGCTGAATTAATTTATGGAAAAATGGAATCTGGGAGAACAAATAAACCAGAAACATTTATAGATAAATTGTCTAATTATTTAGAGGATTTCAACATCACAGGAAGATATTCAGTAAATGTCCTACAGAAATATATTCATGAATTCTCTGAGGAAGAAAAAGCAGAGGTAATAGCCCTGATGTGGCTTGGTCGAGGTGCATCAGGTGAACTACCAGAAAACTTACCCAATTTGGTTAAACAAGTAGTAGAGCTAATACCTCAAAATTATGTAACAAGTTATATTATCGAAAAACCCCTTTTAGCAAAATATCTGCGAGACGGGCTTCAAAAACTAGATATTTGGACTTCTGCTTTATCCTGA
- a CDS encoding histidine phosphatase family protein, whose protein sequence is MSQIIWIARHANRLDFVNPDWFITAERRYDPPLSDDGMVQAQQLAKRLKREKIGHIFASPFLRTIQTANAVAEKLNLPIKLETGLSEWLNPVWMTEEPERLSTPALAELFPKIDSSYTSRIAAKYPETHEKVRERSGQTARCLASEFFPEDILLVAHGASVLGGAMGLVGEIAKTEVKASLCSLVKVVRQDPEWLLELTGDTSHLTHIEEVIRFA, encoded by the coding sequence ATGAGTCAAATAATCTGGATAGCAAGACACGCTAACCGCCTCGATTTCGTAAACCCCGATTGGTTTATCACCGCCGAACGACGCTACGATCCACCCTTGTCTGATGATGGTATGGTGCAGGCACAGCAGTTAGCTAAACGATTGAAACGAGAAAAGATTGGACATATTTTCGCTTCTCCTTTCCTGCGAACTATACAAACGGCAAACGCAGTTGCAGAAAAGCTCAACTTGCCAATTAAACTCGAAACAGGCTTGAGTGAATGGCTAAATCCAGTTTGGATGACGGAAGAACCCGAAAGACTCTCAACTCCAGCATTAGCAGAGTTATTCCCCAAAATTGATAGCAGCTATACCTCGCGCATCGCCGCCAAATATCCTGAAACTCATGAAAAAGTGCGAGAACGTTCTGGACAAACTGCTAGATGTTTAGCTAGTGAGTTCTTTCCAGAGGATATTTTACTAGTAGCGCATGGTGCATCTGTGTTGGGGGGAGCAATGGGGCTAGTGGGGGAAATTGCCAAAACAGAAGTTAAAGCTTCTTTATGTTCTCTAGTAAAAGTGGTACGTCAAGACCCAGAATGGTTATTAGAACTAACGGGAGATACTTCCCATCTAACCCATATAGAAGAAGTTATTCGATTTGCTTAA